GCCCGCGTGGCCCTGGTCGTGGGGGACGTGGTGGGTCACGGCATCCAGGCGTCGGCCACGATGGGCCGGCTGCGGACCGCCGTGCGCACGCTCGCCGATGTGGACCTCGCCCCCGACGAGCTGCTCACCCAGTTGGACGACCTGGTCATCCGGCTCGACCGGGAGGAGGGCCCGGAGGTGCGCGGGGCGCAGGAGACGTCGGGGCAGGTCGGCGCCACCTGCCTGTACGCCGTGTACGACCCGGTGTCCCGCCGCTGCACCATGGCCCGCGCCGGGCATCCGCCGCCCGCCCTGGTCACGCCCGACGGCGGCGTCCGGTTCGTGGACCTGCCGGCCGGGCCGCCGCTGGGCCTGGGCGGCCTGCCGTTCGAGGCCGCCGAAGTGCAGCTGGAGGAGAACAGCCTGCTCGCCCTCTACACCGACGGTCTGATCGAGGCGCCCGGCCACGACGTCGAGATCGGGACCTCCCTGCTGCGCCAGGCACTGGGCGGCCCCGCGGTGGCACTCGAGGAGACCTGTGAGCAGGTGCTGCGCACCCTGCTGGCCGGCCGGCCCGCCGATGACGACGTCGTGCTGATGCTGGCGCGCACGGCCGTGCTCGACACCGGGAAGGTCCGCACCTGGCAGCTGCCCCCGGACCCCGCGGCGGTGGCCCGGGCCCGCAAGATGGCGGGCGAGCAACTGGCCGAATGGGGCCTGACGGAGGCGGAGTTCGCCACCGAACTCATCGTCAGCGAGCTCGTCACCAACGCACTGCGATACGGCGGCGCCCCCATCGAGCTCCGCCTGATCCGCGACTCGACGCTCATCTGCGAGGTGTCCGACGGCAGCAGCACCGCCCCGCACCTGCGCCGCGCCCGGGTCTTCGACGAGGGCGGCCGGGGACTGCTGCTCGTCGCCCAGCTCGCCGAACGCTGGGGCAGCCGCCAGACGGCGACGGGCAAAACCATCTGGGCGGAACAGGCCTTGCCGGCCGAGGTGTGAGCCGGGGCACACACGGGCCGGGCGTGTCCGGGTCACGGCGGGCATGTTCCCCGCCGTCCGGTACGGGCGCGGTGTCCGGAGCGGCATGCCGCCACAGACCAGGGGTACTCCGACGATCTTGCAAGCCGGCCTTCGGGCCGTAGTCGTCGGAAGGAGAGCCGTGTCTGACGAGACGGTGAAGAACGTTTTCGTGATCGGGCTCGACGAGGCCAATCTGCCCACGCTTCAGCAGGTCCCGGGAGCCGACCAGCTGCGTTTTCACCAGCTGCTGACGATCGAGGAGCTCCAGGTCGGCGAGGTGGACCTGCCCACGCTGCTCGACAAGGCCCAGGGCGTGCTCGACGCGTTCGACGGCGCTGTCGACGCGATCGTCGGCTACTGGGACTTCCCGGTCAGCACCCTCGTCCCGATACTGAGCGAACGCTACGGCACCCGCAGCACCAGCCTTGAGTCGGTCGTCAAGTGCGAGCACAAGTACTGGAGCAGGCTGGAGCAGCAGAAGGCCACCGACCGGCACCCGCCCTTCGGCCAGGTCGATCTGTCGGCCGAGCCTCCACGCCCGCCCGAGAACGTGAGCTACCCGATGTGGCTCAAGCCGGCCCTCTCGTACTCCTCCGAACTCGCCTTCGGGGTCGGTGACGAAGAGGAGTTCCGCACGGCGGTCGCCGAGATCCGCGACGGCATATCCCGCATCGGCCGCCCCTTCGAGCACATCCTCGAACGCATCGACCTGCCGCCCGAGATGAACGGCGTGGGCGGCCGGGTCTGTCTCGCGGAGGGGGCCATGTCCGGGGTCCAGGTGGCCGTCGAGGGCTATGTCCACCAGGGCGAGGTGACCGTCTACGGGGTCCTGGACTCCATCCAGTACCCGGACTCCTCCTGCTTCCTGAGGCACCAGTACCCCTCGATGCTGCCGCCCCCGGTCATCGCGCAGCTGCACGACGTCAGCGAGCGCGTGATGCGGCAGATCGGCATGGACTCGGCCACCTTCAGCATCGAGTTCTTCTACGACCCGCGGACCCAGGAGATCAGCCTGCTGGAGATCAACCCCCGGCACTCCCAGTCGCACGCGGAGCTGTTCCAGTACGTCGACGGCGTGCCCAACCACCACTGCATGGTCCGTCTCGCCCTGGGCGAGGACCCGCGCATGCCGCATCGCGAGGGCTCGTACGCGATGGCGGCGAAGTGGTACCACCGCTGGTTCACCGACGGTGTGGTGCGCCGGGTGCCGGGCCCCGAGGAGATCGCCCGCATCGAGCGGGAGACACCCGGGGTGCGCATCGAGGTGATCCCCCAGGAGGGCGACCGGCTCTCCGACCTCCCCGGACAGGACAGCTACAGCTACGAGCTGGCGCACATCTACACCGGCGGTGCCGACGAGGCGGAGCTGCGGGAGAAGTTCGACCACTGCGTGGCCGCCCTGGGCCTGGCCTTCGAGGACGCCCCGGCCGAGGCCGACGCCGCGCGAGAGTGAGGAGCACGTGGGTTCCATGCGTTACGTGACCAACCTGCCGTACGAGACGAAGGAGGAGGAGCACGTCACGATCCCGATGTCCGACGGGGTCCGGCTCTCCGCGCACATCTGGCGCCCCACCTCCTCCGACCAGGAGCCGGTGCCCGCGGTGCTGGAGTACATCCCGTACCGCAAGCGGGATCTGACGGCCGTTCGGGATTCGATCCATCACCCCTACCTCGCCGGGCACGGCTACGCCTGCGTCCGCGTCGACCTGCGCGGCACCGGTGACTCGGAGGGCGTGCTGCGCGACGAGTACCTGGAACGGGAGCAGGCGGACGCCGAGGAGGTCCTGGCCTGGCTGGCGGAGCAGCCCTGGTGCGACGGCGGCACGGGCATGATGGGCATCTCCTGGGGCGCGTTCGCCGCGCTCCAGGTCGCGGCCCGCCGTCCGCCGTCCCTGAAGGCCATCGCCATCGCCTCGTTCACCGACGACCGGCACGCCGACGACATGCACTACATGGGCGGCGCCCTGCTCTCGGACAACCTGGCCGAGGCGGGCACCATGTTCGCCTACGGCACCTGTCCGCCCGACCCGGCCGTGGTCGGCGAGCGCTGGCGCGAGATGTGGCACGAGCGGCTGGAGAACACCGAGCCCTGGGTGCTGGAGTGGCTGCGCCACCAGCGCCGCGACGACTACTGGCGGCACGCCTCGGTGTGCGAGGACTACTCGAGCGTCCAATGCCCGGTCCTGGCCTCCAGCGGCTGGGCGGACGGCTACTCCAACGCCGTGACCCGGCTGCTGGGGAATCTGGACGTGCCCCGCAAGGGCCTGATCGGGCCCTGGTCGCACAAGTTCCCCCACCTCGGGGAGCCCGGCCCCGCCATCGGCTACCTCCAGGAGCTCGTGCGGTGGTGGGACCACTGGCTCAAGGGCGTCGACAACGGCGTCATGGACGGGCCGATGCTCCGGGCGTGGATGCAGGACAGCGTGCCGCCCTCCACCTCCTACGAGGAGCGGCCGGGCCGCTGGGTCGGCGAGCCGCACTGGCCGTCCCCGCACATCCGGCCCGAGACGCACCCGCTCACCCGGCACACGATCGGGCCCGCCCAGGACACGACCGCGAAGGCCTCCGAGGGCGGCGCGGCGATGACCGTGCGCTCGCCGCTGTCCGTCGGCCAGTTCGCGGGCAAGTGGGCCTCCTACAACGCGCCGCCGGACCTGCCCTACGACCAGCGGGAGGAGGACGGCGGTTCGCTCGTCTTCGACAGCGAACCGCTGACCGAGCCGGTGGAGATCCTCGGCTCGCCGAGCGTGGAGCTCGATCTGTCGGTCAGCGAGCCGGTGGCCCTCGTGGCGGCACGGCTGTCCGACGTGAGTCCCGACGGCGCCGCGACGCGCGTCTCGTACGGCATCCTGAACCTGACGCGCCGTGACAGCACCGAGTCTCCCGAGCCGTTGGAGCCGGGCCGGCGCTACCGGGCCACCATTCCGCTCAACGGTGTGGCGCAGGCGTTCCCGCCGGGCCACCGCATCCGGCTGTCCCTGTCGACGTCCTACTGGCCGCTGGCCTGGCCGGCGCCGAAGCCCGCCCTGCTCAGCGTCCACGAGCACTCCAGCACGCTCACCCTGCCGGTGCGGCCGGTGGAGGAGCCGGACGAGGTGCCGTCGTCGCCCTTCGGTGAACCCGAGGGCACTCCCCCGCTCGCCATGACCCAGGTGACGCCCCCGGAGGAGCGCTGGGACGTCAAGCGGGATCTGATCGACTACCGCTCCGAGCTGGACATCGTCAAGGACCGGGGCACGGTCCGCTTCGAGGACATCGGCCTGGAGGCCGGCCGCCGCGCCCACGAGCGCTACACGGCGGTCGCCGACGACTTCACCTCGGTCGGCGGCGAGACCACCTGGACGATGCGGTTCCGGCGGGACGACTGGGATGTGCGGGTGGTCACCCACACCCGGCTCTCGTGCGACGAGACGGACTTCTTCGTCGACGCGACCCTCGACGCCTACGAGGCCGACCGGCGGGTCTTCTCCCGCACCTGGAAC
The Streptomyces tuirus genome window above contains:
- a CDS encoding ATP-grasp domain-containing protein codes for the protein MSDETVKNVFVIGLDEANLPTLQQVPGADQLRFHQLLTIEELQVGEVDLPTLLDKAQGVLDAFDGAVDAIVGYWDFPVSTLVPILSERYGTRSTSLESVVKCEHKYWSRLEQQKATDRHPPFGQVDLSAEPPRPPENVSYPMWLKPALSYSSELAFGVGDEEEFRTAVAEIRDGISRIGRPFEHILERIDLPPEMNGVGGRVCLAEGAMSGVQVAVEGYVHQGEVTVYGVLDSIQYPDSSCFLRHQYPSMLPPPVIAQLHDVSERVMRQIGMDSATFSIEFFYDPRTQEISLLEINPRHSQSHAELFQYVDGVPNHHCMVRLALGEDPRMPHREGSYAMAAKWYHRWFTDGVVRRVPGPEEIARIERETPGVRIEVIPQEGDRLSDLPGQDSYSYELAHIYTGGADEAELREKFDHCVAALGLAFEDAPAEADAARE
- a CDS encoding CocE/NonD family hydrolase, translating into MRYVTNLPYETKEEEHVTIPMSDGVRLSAHIWRPTSSDQEPVPAVLEYIPYRKRDLTAVRDSIHHPYLAGHGYACVRVDLRGTGDSEGVLRDEYLEREQADAEEVLAWLAEQPWCDGGTGMMGISWGAFAALQVAARRPPSLKAIAIASFTDDRHADDMHYMGGALLSDNLAEAGTMFAYGTCPPDPAVVGERWREMWHERLENTEPWVLEWLRHQRRDDYWRHASVCEDYSSVQCPVLASSGWADGYSNAVTRLLGNLDVPRKGLIGPWSHKFPHLGEPGPAIGYLQELVRWWDHWLKGVDNGVMDGPMLRAWMQDSVPPSTSYEERPGRWVGEPHWPSPHIRPETHPLTRHTIGPAQDTTAKASEGGAAMTVRSPLSVGQFAGKWASYNAPPDLPYDQREEDGGSLVFDSEPLTEPVEILGSPSVELDLSVSEPVALVAARLSDVSPDGAATRVSYGILNLTRRDSTESPEPLEPGRRYRATIPLNGVAQAFPPGHRIRLSLSTSYWPLAWPAPKPALLSVHEHSSTLTLPVRPVEEPDEVPSSPFGEPEGTPPLAMTQVTPPEERWDVKRDLIDYRSELDIVKDRGTVRFEDIGLEAGRRAHERYTAVADDFTSVGGETTWTMRFRRDDWDVRVVTHTRLSCDETDFFVDATLDAYEADRRVFSRTWNEQVPRDLL